TGTGGAATATGGTGCCGGGAGATGAGGAAGAGCATTACGACGACTACGTCATGACGCTCTACGCCCAGGGTGTCCTCACGCCGAACGAATGGCTGGATCTGGGCGGTTTAAGCTCGCTCTCCGCTGAAGAGTACTTTGGTGCCAGCCTCTGGCAACTGTATAAGAGTATCGATTCACCGTACAAAGCGGTGCTGAAAACGCTGCTGTTGGAAGCCTATTCCTGGGAATACCCTAATCCGCGCCTGTTGGCGAAAGACATTAAACAGCGCCTGCATGACGGTGAGATTGTCTCGTTTGGTCTCGACCCGTACTGCATGATGCTGGAACGCGTGACCGAATACCTCACGGCGATTGAAGACCCGACGCGCCTGGATTTAGTGCGCCGATGTTTCTATTTAAAAGTGTGCGAGAAACTGAGCCGCGAACGCGCCTGCGTGGGCTGGCGTCGTGAAGTGCTCAGTCAGTTAGTGAGCGAGTGGGGATGGGATGACGCCCGCCTGGCCATGCTCGATAACCGGGCGAACTGGAAGATCGATCAGGTGCGTGAAGCGCACAACGAACTGCTCGATGCCATGATGCAGAGCTACCGTAATCTGATCCGCTTTGCACGTCGTAATAATCTCAGCGTCAGCGCCAGCCCGCAGGATATTGGCGTACTGACCCGTAAGCTCTATGCCGCATTTGAAGCGTTGCCGGGCAAAGTCACGCTGGTGAACCCGCAGATTTCGCCAGACCTCTCTGAACCCAATTTAACCTTTATCCATGTTCCGCCAGGTCGTGCCAACCGTTCAGGCTGGTATCTCTACAACCGTGCACCAAACATGGATTCCATCGTCAGCCATCAGCCGCTGGAATATAACCGCTATCTGAATAAGCTGGTGGCCTGGGCGTGGTTTAACGGCCTGCTGACCTCACGCACACATCTGTTTATCAAGGGCAATGGCATCGTCGATCTGCCGAAGTTGCAGGAGATGGTGGCCGATGTGTCGCATCACTTCCCGTTGCGCCTGCCTGCGCCGACGCCGAAAGCGCTCTATAGCCCCTGTGAAATTCGCCATCTGGCGATCATCGTCAATCTCGAATATGACCCGACGGCGGCGTTCCGTAATCAGGTAGTCCATTTTGACTTCCGTAAGCTGGATGTCTTCAGCTTTGGTGAAGAACAAAATTGCCTGGTGGGCAGCGTAGATCTGCTGTATCGCAACTCGTGGAACGAAGTGCGAACGCTGCATTTCAACGGTGAACAGGCGATGATCGAAGCGCTGAAAACGATTCTGGGCAAAATGCACCAGGATGCCGCGCCGCCGGACAGTGTAGAAGTGTTCTGTTACAGCC
The DNA window shown above is from Citrobacter farmeri and carries:
- the cyaA gene encoding class I adenylate cyclase; this encodes MYLYIETLKQRLDAINQLRVDRALAAMGPAFQQVYSLLPTLLHYHHPLMPGYLDGNVPRGICFYTPDETQRHYLNELELYRGLAPQDPPKGELPITGVYSMGSTSSVGQSCSSDLDIWVCHQSWLDSEERQLLQRKCSLLETWAASLGVEVSFFLIDENRFRHNESGSLGGEDCGSTQHILLLDEFYRTAVRLAGKRILWNMVPGDEEEHYDDYVMTLYAQGVLTPNEWLDLGGLSSLSAEEYFGASLWQLYKSIDSPYKAVLKTLLLEAYSWEYPNPRLLAKDIKQRLHDGEIVSFGLDPYCMMLERVTEYLTAIEDPTRLDLVRRCFYLKVCEKLSRERACVGWRREVLSQLVSEWGWDDARLAMLDNRANWKIDQVREAHNELLDAMMQSYRNLIRFARRNNLSVSASPQDIGVLTRKLYAAFEALPGKVTLVNPQISPDLSEPNLTFIHVPPGRANRSGWYLYNRAPNMDSIVSHQPLEYNRYLNKLVAWAWFNGLLTSRTHLFIKGNGIVDLPKLQEMVADVSHHFPLRLPAPTPKALYSPCEIRHLAIIVNLEYDPTAAFRNQVVHFDFRKLDVFSFGEEQNCLVGSVDLLYRNSWNEVRTLHFNGEQAMIEALKTILGKMHQDAAPPDSVEVFCYSQHLRGLIRTRVQQLVSECIELRLSSTRQETGRFKALRVSGQTWGLFFERLNVSVQKLENAIEFYGAISHNKLHGLSVQVETNQVKLPSVVDGFASEGIIQFFFEETGDEKGFNIYILDESNRAEVYHHCEGSKEELVRDVSRFYSSSHDRFTYGSSFINFNLPQFYQIVNTEGRAQVIPFRAQSLGNVPPANQDNDTPQLQQYFS